The Pseudoalteromonas luteoviolacea DNA window GACTTTGATATGACGGGTAATCAAAAGCAACTGAGAACCAACGCAGCGCTGCTTAATTATTTGATCAGTATTTTACGTTTAGATGTGCAACACCCAAGCCCAGAAGCCCAGCAAATTGTGATGGACCCAGATTGCTATCGAACTCTAAGAAAGCAAAAGCTACTTTGGAACTAAACACCTGTAAAAAATTTAACTGATCAAAAGTGCAGCATTGAAGCTGCACATAGATAACAGTAGGTTATGTCTAAACCCAAAGGAAGTGGAAGACAATGGAAGACTTTAGCCCTAGCGATTTAAAAGCCATTTTGCACTCAAAACGTGCCAACTTATTTTATCTAGAATATTGCCGCGTGATGCAAAAAGATGGCCGCGTTTTATATTTGACCGAAGCCACCAAAGAGAATCTCTATTTTAATATCCCTATTGCCAACACCACGGTTATTTTGCTGGGTAATGGTACCTCGATTACACAAGCGGCGATGCGCATGCTTGCTCAAGCAGGCGTTTTAGTGGGCTTTTGTGGTGGTGGCGCAACCCCTTTATACATGGGTTGTGAAATTGAGTGGATGACACCGCAAAATGAGTATCGACCAACAGAGTACCTGCAAGGCTGGATGGGTTTCTGGTTTGATGATGAAAAGCGCTTAGATGCTGCAAAGCATTTTCAGCAGGCACGGATCGCATTTTTAAAGCAAGTTTGGCAAAAAGACCGAGACTTAAAAAATGAAGGCTTTAACTTTGACGATAAAGCTATTCAAACCGCGCTGGATACGTTTTTTACACGAACGGAAGCCGCGACAAACTCACAAGCTTTATTGCTCACAGAAGCGCAGCTCACCAAAGTGCTTTATAAATATGCGGCCAACGCCACCAATTGTGAGGGCTTTAAGCGCCAGCATCAGTCATCGAAGTCTGTAGATATAGGTAAGGCTAACGACTTTTTAAATCACGGAAATTATTTAGCATATGGCTTAGCCGCTTGCACACTTTGGGTGTTAGGTATTCCTCATGGTTTTGCGGTGATGCATGGCAAAACCCGCCGCGGAGCTTTGGTATTCGACATTGCAGATTTAATCAAAGATGCCTTAGTACTGCCGTGGGCATTTATCTGTGCCAAAGAAAACGCCACCGAGCAAGAGTTCCGCCAACAAATCCTACAAGCGTTTACCGATCACAAAGCACTGGATTATATGTTCGAACAAGTAAAGCAAGTGGCATTGCAAGATTTAAGTAAAGACCAAATTGATGAGATTGAAAATAATCAAAAAGGTGACGCTTTATGATGGTCACATTTGTATCTCAATGCGAGAAAAACGCCCTCAAGAAAACCAGGCGGGTACTTGATGCCTTTGCCAACCGCATTGGTGATAACACATGGCAAACAGTGATCACCCAAGACGGGCTCGATACTGTTAAAAAGATGCTGCGTAAAACCGCTAGCCGCAGCACTGCTGTAAGCTGTCACTGGATCAGAAGCCGTGCCCGAAGCCAGTTTTTGTGGGTTGTGGGGAATAAGAGGAAGTTTAATTTGGAGGGCGTGGTGCCGGTGAATAGAACTGAAAAAGATTTAGTCGTAAAAGAACAGTTTGCATTAAATACAGAGGTGATAGCTAATCTTGCTGCAATAGCCGGCTTTTTTCATGATGTAGGTAAGGCGAATAAACTGTTTCAAATTAAGTTGGGTGTAATAGAGCTTGAAGAGGGAAAGGAGTTCAACTTAAGCGCTAACTCAGGTAAAAAAAACTATGAACCCCTGCGTCATGAGTGGGTGTCCTTAAGGATATTCCAGGCATTTGTTGGTGAACAATGCGATCAACAATGGTTGCAAGCGTTAGCCTCTATCAATATCAATACCGCGAAAGAACTAGAGCAAGCTCTGCCTGCATACCATGATTTATTGGAAAAGAGCATTGCCAGTCCATTTGTAACATTACCTCCAATTGCCAAAATGGTGGCGTGGTTAATAGTTTCTCATCATAGATTACCTCAGTTTCCCAAATTTCTTGAAAATCAGCCATCGATTGAGAGTGTTGAGCAATGGCAATCTGTCTTTGAACCTTGCTGGAATTCACCGCAAGCAATAGATAAAGATTGGTCTCAAGAACAAATTACTGTCAATTGGCAATTTCCGTTAGGTACGCCTTTTAACAGTTCTGATTGGCAGAAAGCAGTTTCTGATGTCGCTAAACGGTCGTTACAGTGTCAAAGGTTGTTTTCCAATGATTGGCACCACAATTTATTCACTCAGCATTTAGCGCGCCTTTCCCTTATGTTGGCCGATCACGGTGAATCTTCACGTAAAGATATTACTAATAAAGACTCAGATAGAAACTATCTTGCTTATGCAAATACAGATAAAGATGAAAAAGATAAACGGTACTTAAAGCAAAAACTCGATGAACATAATATTAATGTAGGTAAGCGGGCATATCATATTGCCTGTGACTTAGCTGGATTTAAGTCGAAACTCAATACACTGGGTAAGGTTAAAGCGCTAGAAACGCCAGTAGCGAAAAAACCAAAACATATTCATGATGAATTCTCCTGGCAAGATGAAGCTGTTAAATTGGCAGCTTCTCTCAAAGAAAAAGTAGAAGATTATGGCTTCTTTGGTATTTCGATGGCCTCTACGGGAAAAGGAAAAACGCGTGCGAATGCAAAGATAATGTATGCGTTGTCTGAACCAGACGAATGCCGCTTTAATGTTGCGCTAGGACTCAGGACTTTATCAATTCAAACAGCAAAGGCATTAAGAAAGGATTTATTTTCTGAAGATGTAAAAAGTCAGCAGCAAGCGCGAGAAAAAGTTGCATTACTTGTTGGTTCGCAAGCTGTTAGGGATTTACAGCAAATCGATCTATCGCAAGATGAGAGTTCTGAGGTTGATAAAGGCAGTGAATCAGCGGAATCCTTGCTAAAAGATGAACTCGACTTATTAAGCGAAATTGATTTAGAGCAATTAGCATCATTTTCTTGGTTAAAGCATGACTCTAAAATTTTGAAGCTATTACATGCGCCTATTTTAGTAAGCACGATTGATTATCTGATCCCTGCGACAGAGGGGGTTAGAGGGGGTAGACAAATAGCTCCAATGCTGCGTTTATTAAGTTCTGATTTAGTATTAGATGAGCCTGATGATTTTAATTCAGCAGATTTCCCTGCGCTATGTCGTTTGGTTAATTGGGCTGGGATGTTGGGTAGCAAGGTGCTTATTTCAACGGCAACGATTATGCCTTGTGAAGCCGAAGCATTGTTTGAAGCCTATCAGCAGGGCAGGCTTGAATATACAAAAGCGAATGGTGATAAAAACACTCAAGGCAAGGTTTGTTGTGCTTGGTTCGATGAATGCAATAAACCAAAAAGTGAGCTAATCGATACTGTCAGCACATTTGCAACTGAGCATGAGTCATTTGTTATTGAGCGTGATAAGGCACTGGTCAAAAGTGACTTACGCTTGAGGCAAGCTAAGTTAGTTGATATAGATTCTGTAGGGATGGACAGCTATAGCGAAGCGATGGCTGCACGCATTCATCAGTCGGTTTGTGAACTGCACGTATCGCAAGCAGTGAAATTAGCAGATAAGAAAGTATCAATTGGATTAGTTCGCATGGCTAACATTAATCTTCTAGTACAGGTTGCCAAACATTTATTTACCACAGCGGCACCTCCTAATACACGTATTCATTATTGTGTTTACCATGGTCAATACCCGTTATTACAACGCACAGCTATTGAGCAAATGTTAGATAAGGCGTTGAAACGACATGATACTGAGCAATGGGCACAGGAGTCAGGGGTAACTGAACGTATTGAGAATACAGCTGAGTTAAACCATATATTCATTGTGCTTGCGACCTCTGTGGCTGAGGTAGGGCGCGATCACGATTATGATTGGGCGGTAGTTGAGCCAAGCTCAATGCGCTCGATAATACAATTAGCTGGAAGAGTACAACGCCATCGAAAACAAACACCGAAAACTCATAATATTCATGTATTATCTCAAAACTATAGAGGTTTATTAAAAAAATTGTTGTGCTTTGAGAAACCAGGCTTTGAGACAAAGTTAGTACAATATTTTTCTAAAGATCTTAATGAATTAAATACCGAGCAAGCGCTTGATAGTATTTCTGCCGCTACTCGTATATTAAAGCCTCTCCAACCTAATTTGACACATGATTCACCACCAAAATTTAAGACTTTTGTTGAACTTGAGCATACAGCGCAAAGTATTAATTTGTATGGAAGCCGAAGCTCTATTATCTATGCTGCCCGCTGGTGGCAGCATGATGTTAGTTGGTGCGGTGAAATGCAGCGCTTACAACCATTTAGGGAATCACATTTAAGTGAAGATTATTCTTTAGGATTTGCCGAAAGAACGCATCGCTATTTATGGCTAAAAAAAGAAGATGGTGTATACCCTACAGAATATAAACCCACTAAAGATATTGAGAACCCCACAGAGCCCGTTGCGATGGCTTTTAGTAATAGCCTATGGCACCAATTTGATTTATCAAAACAAGTTAAGGCATTGAGTGAAAAGCTAGGAAAGAGTGAACAGCAAACTTTAACGATTTATACCCATGTTTCGTTACAAGAGTTCGATAAAGAAAGTATTGAGCAGTGGTTTTTCCAAGCTGAATTTGGAATTTATAAGTTATTAACTAAGGATGATTGCAACAATGATAAGTAAGCAAACCTCGCAGGCGCTTGCTAAAGGGATAGAAGTCTATTTAGCAATGCGTAGAGACAAAAAGCATGAGGATTATTTAAAATCTAAACCACAGAAAAAAAAGAATGAAATAAGCAAAGGAATAAATATTCGCTTAGCGGGTATTGTGAAACGCCTGACCGACAAAAATGAAGCTGTTAAATTAGTTGAAAAAGCGAAAAAGGCTAAAGATCAAACCGCTTTGATGTTTCAACAACAGAAATATCACAACTTACTAGAATTGCTCGATGCAGATATTGTTGATTTAGAGTTGAGTGAGTTGAGAGCTGAGTATTTACAGTTCGTTAGTGAATTAGAAGCGCAGCATAAGCCTGCCAATTGGCTCGATGAATGGGCAATAAAAGCCAAAGACATTAGTTTTGCAACACATGTGGCTAAATTAACACACTCAAGTTCAAAGGGGTCGAGCATTTTAGATAGTTCGTTAAGCTCCGATAAACGTTATTTAACCACTAACTCATTAAGTGATCCTGAAATAGATACCGCTTCGTCTAATGCTGCGTCACTGCCAGTGGCGGATATTTTAAAAGTTGAGCATGACGGGTGTTCAGTTTTAGATTGTTTAAAAGTGGAGGATACTTCATTGTTTTCTGAGTTCACTGACGATAGTGAGCAAATTGTTAAATGGGTGCAGGGTTTAAAACAGGCTTACGATAGTGATGTAAAACAAAGTTACTTTTTATCTAAGCAAGTATTTT harbors:
- the cas1f gene encoding type I-F CRISPR-associated endonuclease Cas1f, which translates into the protein MEDFSPSDLKAILHSKRANLFYLEYCRVMQKDGRVLYLTEATKENLYFNIPIANTTVILLGNGTSITQAAMRMLAQAGVLVGFCGGGATPLYMGCEIEWMTPQNEYRPTEYLQGWMGFWFDDEKRLDAAKHFQQARIAFLKQVWQKDRDLKNEGFNFDDKAIQTALDTFFTRTEAATNSQALLLTEAQLTKVLYKYAANATNCEGFKRQHQSSKSVDIGKANDFLNHGNYLAYGLAACTLWVLGIPHGFAVMHGKTRRGALVFDIADLIKDALVLPWAFICAKENATEQEFRQQILQAFTDHKALDYMFEQVKQVALQDLSKDQIDEIENNQKGDAL
- the cas3f gene encoding type I-F CRISPR-associated helicase Cas3f is translated as MMVTFVSQCEKNALKKTRRVLDAFANRIGDNTWQTVITQDGLDTVKKMLRKTASRSTAVSCHWIRSRARSQFLWVVGNKRKFNLEGVVPVNRTEKDLVVKEQFALNTEVIANLAAIAGFFHDVGKANKLFQIKLGVIELEEGKEFNLSANSGKKNYEPLRHEWVSLRIFQAFVGEQCDQQWLQALASININTAKELEQALPAYHDLLEKSIASPFVTLPPIAKMVAWLIVSHHRLPQFPKFLENQPSIESVEQWQSVFEPCWNSPQAIDKDWSQEQITVNWQFPLGTPFNSSDWQKAVSDVAKRSLQCQRLFSNDWHHNLFTQHLARLSLMLADHGESSRKDITNKDSDRNYLAYANTDKDEKDKRYLKQKLDEHNINVGKRAYHIACDLAGFKSKLNTLGKVKALETPVAKKPKHIHDEFSWQDEAVKLAASLKEKVEDYGFFGISMASTGKGKTRANAKIMYALSEPDECRFNVALGLRTLSIQTAKALRKDLFSEDVKSQQQAREKVALLVGSQAVRDLQQIDLSQDESSEVDKGSESAESLLKDELDLLSEIDLEQLASFSWLKHDSKILKLLHAPILVSTIDYLIPATEGVRGGRQIAPMLRLLSSDLVLDEPDDFNSADFPALCRLVNWAGMLGSKVLISTATIMPCEAEALFEAYQQGRLEYTKANGDKNTQGKVCCAWFDECNKPKSELIDTVSTFATEHESFVIERDKALVKSDLRLRQAKLVDIDSVGMDSYSEAMAARIHQSVCELHVSQAVKLADKKVSIGLVRMANINLLVQVAKHLFTTAAPPNTRIHYCVYHGQYPLLQRTAIEQMLDKALKRHDTEQWAQESGVTERIENTAELNHIFIVLATSVAEVGRDHDYDWAVVEPSSMRSIIQLAGRVQRHRKQTPKTHNIHVLSQNYRGLLKKLLCFEKPGFETKLVQYFSKDLNELNTEQALDSISAATRILKPLQPNLTHDSPPKFKTFVELEHTAQSINLYGSRSSIIYAARWWQHDVSWCGEMQRLQPFRESHLSEDYSLGFAERTHRYLWLKKEDGVYPTEYKPTKDIENPTEPVAMAFSNSLWHQFDLSKQVKALSEKLGKSEQQTLTIYTHVSLQEFDKESIEQWFFQAEFGIYKLLTKDDCNNDK